A segment of the Bos javanicus breed banteng chromosome 22, ARS-OSU_banteng_1.0, whole genome shotgun sequence genome:
atattaaaaagcagagacatcactttggcaaccaaggtctgtctagtcaaagctctggtttttccagtagtggatgtgaaagttggactataaggaaagccgagtgccaaagaatcgatgcttttgaactgtggtgatggaaaagactcttgagagtctcttggactgcgaggagatccaaccagtccatcctaaaggaaatcagtcctgaatattcattggaaggattgatgctgaagctgaaagtctaatactttggccacctgatgcgaagagctgactcactggaaaagaccctgatgctgggaaagattgaatgctggaggagaaggggacgacagaggatgagatggttggatggcatcacccactcgatggacatgagtctgagtaagctccaggagttggcgatagacagggaggcctggcgtgctgcagtccatgaggttgcaaagagtcagacacgactgagcgactaaactgaactgagggatcaCAAACCCATAAACAGTGAGGCTCACTTGTTCAAGTGGAGGATGTGCAGGGCACACTGGGCCGTGCCCAGCAGAACAAAGTCCTCTGTCACCTCGAGGGCTGTGGGCTGCTCCACCAAGGGCAGTGAAGCCCGCAACCTCCCATTCACTGAGTACAGGTGCAAGGAGTAGGTGACCTGGAGGAAGCAGGACGTGTTAGCAAGGACAGAATCCCAACTACCCCTATCTTGGCTGGGCGCCCCTTTCCCATACCTGAGCCCCCAGACGCTCCCGCGCTGAGCTCTGCACCACAATCTGGCCCTCAGACCCCAGCACCAGGTGGGACACAGGTCCAGGCAACGTGCTTCCTGGAGGGCTGAGTGTGGCCACAAACTGGCCACGGCGCACCGTGTGGATGATCACAGTTCCGTCCTGCAGGAAGGCAGCTTAGGGTGCTGGGCACAGGCATCTGGCTCCAGGGGCAGGGCCCAGCAAACAGCCTCCCCTGGGCACAGGCAGACACACACCTCCGATCCGGACACCGCCATGTCAAGTTCAGTGCTGATGGCCACACAGCTCACGGCAGCCTCATGCCCATACAGGATCTGCACGGGCTTTGATGCCAGCCCCATTGAGAGACCATTCTGTGGGGAACACCAGGGCTGGCTCAGGACTGAGGCACCCCACCACCTTGGCCCCAGAGTGAGAAGGCTAAAAGCTCAGAAAAGTGAAGGTCTGATCCAAAGTTAGACAGTTGGAGCCCCAGACTCACTCACGGTAGTAGTAGGAAGGGGAAGAGAGCAGGGTAGGACTGGAGGCCCACTAGAGGGGCAGATGGGCCGCAGATCTGGACCAAGGGGGCCCACGGGGCTGCCACCCAGCACACCTGCTGCATGAGCCGCCACACCATGCATGTGGTGTCTCGGGAGCCTGAGATGAGGTAGATGCCACAGGTGTCCAGCGCAAGGCAGGTTACTACATCTGcacaggagaggggaggaaacGGGAcgggaaagagagaggggaggggagaagagggaaaatAGAGCAGTTACCCCTCCCTGGCCAGCTCCGGAGCCCTGCTCCCACCCGCATAACCTGAGCTCCCAGGCAGCACCTACCAAGGTGGCAGCGGAGCTGGCTGAGCAGCCTGCCCCGGGGCAGCGCAGTCACTCGCAGGCTGCCATCCCAGTGGCCACCACTGAACAGCAGCTTTCCGTCCGGGGACACTGCCAGGGCTTGCCCACTCACACCACTGCCTGGAACCCACGGGCCGCTCAGGAGTCGCTGCATCCTGACCCAGTGAGGAGGACCACAGGTGAGGCCAGGCTACACAGGAGACCCTCGCCTTCAGAGACCTTGGCCAGAGCATTTAGAGCCCACCCTGGCCCACAACCCTCTGTCCTACTTGGGGTTGCCCATGGTGGGGtctttgctgaagctgaagtagTTGCTTATGTTTCGGTCATAGGGCAGCCAGCTGTGGGTCCCCAGCAGCCCACTGGCACTCACGGTCACCTGGGCGAGAGAGGACAGAGGTGGGTTGGGGCAGAGTCGGGGGTGGAGCTGAGGTGGGGCCCGGCCCGGTGCACTTACCAACAGGTCTGCGGAGCCCTGGGTGATGAAGGAGTGGGGTTGCCGGTGGGGAACCAGGGCCAGCACCAGGGGCACGCCATCGCTGATGACCTGCGGGGGCAGGGCGGGACTAGCTACCCGAGCAGCCGGCTAGAGCCCCCACCATGCTACCTGCTTCTTGGCCCTCAGCCCCGGGGCATCACGTGACAGGCAGAGGTCACTCTGAGAGACATGCAGAGAGCAGTGGGCCTTCAGGGCATCTCAGGAAGTGAGAGACCAGATGGACAAGGAAGACCCTTCAAGCTTGGTTTCAACCTCGGTCATCCCACCCCACGACTCCACATCTCCGAGTCGGCTAGCGTGAGGAGAGGAGAGCCTGAACACCTTGGAGCTGGGGGCCTTCTGGGATGCAGGCAGGAAGGTGAGGAGAGTATTGAGGCCAGACTCCCTCCTTCTGTTCTCCCTAAGGATGACCAGGGGAGTCAACCTGGCCTGACCCTCCCTCATGAAGATGGCACCCAACCCTCAGTGATGTTTACCTCATATTTCCTCTTATTTCCTCGATATTTACCTCTTATTTCTAAGATGTCTTAATATCAGGGACTTTGATTTAGGTTTTCCATCTCCAAGAGATTGGCAAGGACCGTGGAATTAAATGAACTTCACTGGGTAGGTAGTTGAGACCCTGCTTCCTCTCACCTCTGCAAAGAAGGCCTTTAGCTGGCCCAGGTGCTGGAAGATGCTAGGTGAGTTAGTGTCCAGACGTGCAAGGCGCTGGGCTGCTTCCTCCACGGAAAGCCGAGCTGGATGGGGCTCCTGTGGGCAAGGAACCATTCAGCACCGCGGCCAGGGCCTCCCTGACCACGGTCTTCCCAGCCGGCCTTACCTTCAGCAGCTGACAGGGTGTCTGCCCGAAGTTGCTGATGATGCCCTCCAGTGCCTTCCGCTCCCGCTCATCTGCCACCTGGTCCAGGTCCACAGCCCCTGAGCATCGGCAGGTtagggggggggggtggggcgggggcgggcagtCAGGACTCCTTCTGTGCCCCCTGCACGCCCCATCCTCTGCACCCCAACCCTCACCGGCGTCCAGGGCACCGCTCACCCTCGTAAGTGCAGTAATAGAAGACATTGAGGGCCTCCTCTGCAGCTGGCCCCCGCTGCTTGTAGCCAAAGATGAGGTCGATCCACTCATGCAGGTGGGCAGATACATACTCTGACTCCTAGGGGCAGGGAGGTGGCCGTCAGTCCAGGAACAATGGACCCTCCGCCTCGGCCCTCCCCTCTGGCCACCTGCCGGTATCTGTGCGCACATCTCACCAGTGCCCGGCGGTGCTGCTGGATGAAGTCCTCAGGAGAGCTGGCCCATGGGGGCAGTACCACATCACCCACCTTCTCGTTGGTCAGCTGGAGGCAGCCCAGGTCAAAGCCTGGCACAGAAGGCTGGGTCAGCTGTCTCGCTGTGCCTTCTTCACCAGCTCCCCGGCCACCCTCCATCTTCATGCCTCCCGCCCCCACCCAGCGCCTACCGTTCTGGTTCTCCAGGAAATCGGGGAAGTAGAAGAACTCTGGGATGAGCTCCTTCACATCAGCGGGGCTCTCCAGGCGGGCCTGCCAGGCTGCTGCCACTGAGTGGAACTGCCGGTCCGAGCAGTCGAAGCTGGGGAGGGGCACGGGCCAAAGTGAGGCAGTGAGAAGGGAGACAGGGAATGAAAAGGTGCAGCCCTGGACAAGCAGGGAGCCAGCCTGTCCAGGATGCCTGGAAGACCCACCCTTCCCTCATCCACCCTGCCCACCGCCCCACACCATCTGCCTGCCCCTCCACACCGGCCACTCTGCAGCTGGACGTGCAGGGAGGTGAATGGTTCCACGCGGATGAGGTAGTGCATCACGCCCGCCGCATTGGAATAGTGGGTGCCATAATGGAACTTGTCGATGGTGCCCGCTGGGTCCTCGAAGCTCTCATACCTAGAACCACGGTTGGAGGGAATCAGTGGAAGCCCTCCCTGGTCCACCCCAGCCCCGAGCCCAGCCTTGCTCATGCACTCACTTCTCCTTCACAAGCTGGGCGTGCTTGGGGTTCACCACACCAATGGGCTTGGACAGGTCCCGGAAGACGGCTGGGTTGCTGAGGTCCAAGGTTGGGGACACGTAGTCCTGTAGGACCCAGGGGAACTGGCCGCCCACCCGGGCAGGAGCTGCATGAGGGTCCTGATGGCCTACATGGCCAGCCTGCCCTGCCCGCACCCTCACCCTCAGGAAGATGGGTGGAGCCCACAGGTGGGGGTGCACCATGGGGAGCAGGAGGGATTGTCTGAGACAGGATTTCCTTCAAGAACAGAggccaggaggggaagggagtggggCTGGGTGTGCGTGGGGGGCTGAGCCGAGAACAGAGGCCAGGCCTCAGGCAGCACCTGCCCAGGACTGAGCTCAGGGCTTGGCCCTCTATCAGTACCCACACTTGGGTGGACCAGGGCTGGCGGAGCAGAGGGTGGGTGGAGGGGTAGCAGGCCCTTACCACAGGGTACTGAGACAAGTCATTGTAGGTCCGCCCCGCAATGGTGTTGAGCTGCATCAGGTACTCAAAGTTGGAGATCTCTCGCTGCACCCATTTCTGGGGGGGCAAGGATACGAGGTGAGCCGGTGGGCTGCCAGCACTCTCCCCAGTGGCGGGGCTCTGACCTCACCTGACCCCCACCCTCCAGGGCTCTCACCTGCGTAAGACCTGAGGCGCGCAGCATCTCCTGGGGAGAGCGGCTACTTAGGTAGCCTTGGGTAGGGGGTCGCAGACGCAGGAGCCAGGAGTACACCTGGTTCCGCACCTGGGTGTGGGGTGGAATGAGGGAGGGCTGGGGCCTGGGCACGGGGGAAGGGGATGAGGCTGCGGCCCCGCCCGTCTTGCATGGGAAGTTGAGGAAGTAGTTGGCCTGATCAATGAAGAAGAGCTCAAGAGCTGAGCGGCGCAAGTTGAAACGCCGCAGGTGGACCTCTCGCAGCTGGGCCAGTGGGCGCCGGAAGTCATGGCCGATGCCTGTAGGGATGGAGAGCAGGTGCTGGAGCTACCCGCCCCAGCCCCACGAGACCCCAGCCCCCATCCCTGCCGGCCCTCCAGCCCGCTCCAGCAGAACACACCCTCCTCAGTTTCGACCCGCTCGGCACTGCCATCGTAGAAATACACGTGCTGCGTGGTGACCTCCAGCAGCCCTGGGACCACAGCCACCACGGTGACCAGTTGGCACTCAGCTGACAGCACCAGATTCTCATGCTGCTCATCCAGCTCTGCGGCCTCCAACCTGGGGGCCAGCACCCACTTTAGGTACTAGGCTCTGGGACCCCCATTCCCAACCAACCCAAGGACCACACTCTCAAAGTACCACTAAGTTAGGAGGCATGCTGCTCATGATCCcataggaggaggaggagctgcccATGGTCCAGACTGGCCCCAGTCCATGCCCTGAAACCTGGGCTTCTAAAGTTCCTGCCAGGACACCAACCCCTGTCCCCAGCCTCCCCTCACTCAGCACCTGCCCACTCCCATGGGTGCACATCCTGGTCTGGCTTCTCAGTCCTGCTCTGGGGTGCCTGGCCATCAAACAGCAACTCTCCATCCTCTTACAGATCTGCCTAACCCTTCCACCTGACTTTGGACTGTCCCTTCAGGGTGGTTAGCCCCACAGCAGGAGGGCAAGTACACTGAGAAGTCCTCTGCCACTGGCAGGCACACATTGGACAGGCCCCCTTGCCCTGGGCAGCTCTTTCCCAGCCCCACTCACGGGGTCTCCAGTGCAGCCAGCTCGTCCTCGCCCAGCTGGTCTTCCTGTAGCTCCTCAGGTAGGCTGCTGACTTTGGCCTCTTTGGTCACAGCGAGAGGCAGTGAGGCCTCCTCGGTGGGTGTCAGGGGGGCCTCACCTGCAATGGGCCCAAGGGTGCTCAGCCAGAGCTGGACAAGACAGGGCTATGAGGTTGGGTGGACACAGCTCGGCACACCCTCTCACCCAGGTTGTCGCGTAGGGCACTGGCCTCCAGGTGAGGGTTGAAGTGATGGTTGGGCACCAGCTTCAGACGCATGCGCGAGTAGGTCTCAGCACTGGAGAGCTTCCAGTGGGGGGTGGGCGGATCCCTACAGATATGACCCCACTTACGGTCATGAGTGGGAAGCAGCGGGTTGCAGACccctctgccttcctcccagGCTTCTCCTCAAAGACActctcctggcccctccctcccAAGACCCACCCACCCAACGAGACTCCTCCCAAAGCCCCGCCCACCTCAGGGCCCAGGCCCCACAGGGGCTGGCTAGCTGGCGCCACAGCGCCCCCCAGTGCAGCAGGGCAGTGGAGTGCTGCGCTGCCTGCTGCTTCAGCGCCGCCGCGTATCGCAGCCCCTCGAAGCGCGCCCGCCTCTGCACAGGGTCCAGCACCAGCTcctgcggggtgggggtggaggaacaGGTGAGGCCCGCTGGGTGCTTCcagctcctccctctcctctcagtCCCAGCAGCCGTCCTCTGGGTCCACAGAGGGCCCAAGTGTGGAGCTGCTCCCGGCCCCCAGGGCAGGTCGCACACCTGGAAGGCCCGACGGCTGCGCGCGCGCTCCCGCTGGCGCCGCTGCCCACTGCTCATGAGCATGTCGTAGCAGGCGTTCCAGAAGCCCGACATGAGGTCGTGACTCTTAGCGTAGGTGTCCATTTCGAACTGTGACATGGTGGGCTGCACCTGGAGGACCGGACAGGGAGAGGCGACCGCGCTCGATGcgggcccccagcccccactaCTTTGCCCGTGCCCCTGGCCCCAGGCACCTGCTTGTCAATGAAGTGACGCCATTCGGGGGTGGCACAGAAGGCCTGGAAGTCCTCGAAGAAGGTGGGGCTCCCGTTGGTGGGCGGCAGGGAAGGCAGGCCCCACTGTAGCCCCAGTGGGCCGTAGGCGCGGTCCAGCAGCGTGCGCACCAGCGGCACCAACCACGAGCAGCGCTCTGCAGCAGCGGCGGCGACTGGGGGCTCCCCGTTCTCGGTGGGGGTCTCTGATGGGGAGGTGTTCAGCGCCCGCGCCAGCGCCGCCTCCAGCTTGGAGAGCACGTAGCAAGCCTCCTCTCGGCGCATGGGCACTGCGGTCTGCAGCAGCGCGTGCAGCTTCACGTAGGCTTGGGCGTGCAGCTGCGGACGGAAGAGTGGGGGTGTCACCAGCTACTCCCCGAGCTCCCTAGATCCGCTGCGCACCCTCCCCCCACAGCCGCCCTGCGCTCACCTGCGGGTCCTCCAGCAGGATGTAGCCGAGCACCAGGCGCAGGCCGATCTGCGCCATCTCTCGGAGGTCCGCTGTGCCGTTGGCCAGGTGTGGCCAGGCTCCCAGGCGATCCAGCAGGCTACACACTCCTTCGAACAGCTGCCGCACACCATACATTCCAGGTGGCCATCACCAGATGAGGCCAGAAGCCCGTGAGGAGAGAGGGAAGTAAGGTTTGGGCTGGGGGCCAGAGAGGGTTTCCACATACAGATAGACCTCTGCTCACAGATACCAGAGCTGAGGTCCCCATGATTGCACATGTATACTCAGCCACTCTGCAGACCAAGAGCCCTCGGGGCATGTGAACACAGTGCTCCTGCCCCGAGCTGCCATACCTTCTCACTCCACAGCTCCTGGTTACCATGGCCCTCGGCACACAGGAAGTCCTGCAGCAGACGCAGCAGCCAAAGCGCCTGCTGGGTGAGGCTGGCCAGGACCCCAGGGGGGGCCTCTTTGATGTCGGTCAGGGCTGACTCCAGCATCATCTCCAGGAGGCTGGAGGGGAATGAGGGACTCTGGTGTCTACCTGACTGCCTTCTGGGCCCCCAGGCTTCCCCACAGCCCTGCTCCCTCACCTGCGCTTGATGCAGTCTGGTGGGCGCACCAGCGTGGCTGAGGACCCCAGCTGGGTGAGCACGGAGAAGACCTGGCCGCGCTCCCGCCAGGCGGCCTCGTCACTGCCATCCACACCCCGCCACGTCACTGAGAACAGCACGTTGGTGAGCAGGTTACAAAGCTCCTCCTCACAGGTTTGCTGTGGACACAGGGGGTGTGTGGAGtgcaggctggggagggagggaatcaCTGCCCCAGCACCATCCCTGTTCAGCACCTCTGCCCACCCACTAGTAGGCACAGCAGGAGGCTGAGCCTTTGGCCAACGGCCCAGCCAGTGTGCTGCTGAGGGCCTAGACAAACAGTGTGGGACTCGACCACCACCTGAGTTCCAGGGAGGATCCTGGGGTTCCAGGATTCCTAAGAGGAGATGAGGCAGTTCACATAGTTACCTCACAGGCCTCAAGGACTGTCCCAGAACCCTCTGGAATAATGCCATTGAATAAGCAAAGGCCCCTCCCCAGATCCAGAAGCACAAGGCAGGACTCTTAGAGCCATGCTGCTCACCAGCCCTGAAAAGCCCGTGTCCCACAGGCTCTCAAGGGCCTTCCAAAGCCTGGCAAGTGCCCCCAGCTGTCTCAGCACAACTTGCCCTGTTCTGGAATATCCGCCACCCCTCAGAGAACACACTGCAGAGGAAAGTTATGAGGGGGCAGCGCTGGACCTGACCGGCCGTCACAGCCCTGATGTCAAACAGTACCACACCTCTGGAAAAGCTCCACTGGCTGCCCTGGGCCCCCGAGGAGCCCTACCTCAGAGCCCGCCTCACCTGAGGGTTGCTGGTATTGGAGGTGTCATCCCCACTGATGGTGGGctctggcaggctgccgtcctCCAGCACGTTGGAGAGACTGGAGCTGTGGCGGCCCTGGGCCATAGGGAAGGGCCGGGGTCCATCGAGTGGGGATGGTGTgccaggctggctggctggagtGACAGTCCCGCTGCCGCTGCCACCACCGGCAGTATTTCCTGAGCTCACACTGGCCCGCTCCAGGCCCAGCTCAAAGGGGGTGGCGAACGGGGAGAGGGCGTGGTAAAAGGCATCAGGGTCAGGGGCCTCTGGGGGCAGGAAGACGTCTGAAGGCTCAGGCGACTCAGTGGGTGGCTTGTGTGAGGCTGGCTCCGGGGAGgtgggtggctcaggggtaaagggCAGGGGACTGCCGGCTGTGACAGCTTCCAGGACAAACAGCCGGGTCAGCACATCCTGCCAGCCGGCCTGGCGGGCCAGCAGCCGCACTATGTCTGGCTGTCCGTAGATGAGGTGGAAGAGCTGCCAGGCCAGGGCACAGGAAGTGAGGGACTCACTCGACAGCCTGCCCCAGCACCTCCTCAGGGGGCCTTTGCACGGAAGGCCTGCAGAGACCCCTCATCCCAGGCAGGCAAAGCCCTCAGGGTGGAAGCCACCCCACACCCCCAACAAAGCTTTCACTTTCCACTCACCTGACGACAAATGTCCAGGCGGACGCTGAGGTCAGCCTGGAGGGACAGTTGCACCACAGCCAACAGATCAGAGAGGTTCAGGCAATCTGGGAAGATGGCCAGAAAAGGCCTGAGGGACTGACCCCAGAGGGGAACTGTGCCCCGTTGCTGGGTCAGCCTCGGCCCTTGGACCAACACCTTCCTGATTCCCACCTGCCCTGTCTCCTGGATCCATGTCATCCCTctacctggcctgcctcttggcCCCGCCCAGGTTGTACCTGCCCCCAGGAACAGCTTGTAGAGGCCCTGGCAGAGCTGGGGGGAAACGGCGCCGTCTGGCAGGCAGGCAACGAGACCCTGGAGACCACACTCTCGCAGCCGGAGCCGCTGACGGCTGCGCTCAGGTAAGCGCTCATTCTGTTGCAGTCTGCGCAGGATCTGTGTGGGGTCATCATCAAGGGGAAGGAGTTACTGTAGGAGGGTAAGCCACCACACAGGGGTGGGGCTCCAAGAGAGGCCTGCAAAGACAGCTCCACCCACTAGCCCAGGGCCTTCTGCCTATCCCTGGACTCAGGCAGGAGCCCCAGTGAATGAGAATGCAGGGTTCGGGGGGAGCTAGATGTACCTTGCAGACTCGGTCGGGCAGCAAGGGCATGGGCCTCGGCCTCACCAGCAGTGCCAGCAGCACCTCAAGGTTCCCCGGCTCCAGCAGGAAGACAGCCAGAGACTCCTGTGCTGGGGAGCCTTGCAGCAGCGCCAGCAGCAGATCCAGCGCACCCACCACCTGGGGACACAAAGGCTTACGCTAATCGCGCCCAGCCCCAAGGCCCGCAACATGGTCCACGCTCCACCCCTCATCCAGGCTTCACCTCTGCCAACCTCTAGCCTACCTGGCCATCATCACCCAAGGCCGCCAGAAAGTTTAGCACCACCTGCAGGTCATCAGCGGTAGAGCTCCGCACCAGAAACTCCCGGGCCAGGCCCAGGAGTGACGTCTGCACTGTGCGCAGGTCGTCGGCGGGTAGGGGGCGCTCGCGCTGCGGACTGGGCAGGTCCCAGCAGAGAGGTCACCCAGGGCCAGGGAAACCACCAGGACATGGAAGGGAGGCGAAAACACGGAGGGCCGGCAGGTGAGCTGCGGGGCTGAACAGACCTGCCCCCAAGGCCCGAGGCTGGAGCATCAGCACCCCACCCCATCTGTACCCACCAGCCTCACCTGTAGTGGACACGCAGGGCATCAAGGATGAACTGGACCCCATACTTCTTCCGCAGCTTCTGTCTGTGCTCACGGACTATGCTAGACACATACTGGATGTGGCCTGAGCGGGCATCAGCAGAGggctcagcccaccaggctgcgctGGGTTCCTTCCATCATCCAGGACAGGGCCATGCCACTgccagacccccacccccaccccgaccagGGGAGGGTCGTCGTCCCCTCAGATCAGCTACAGGGCTGTAGCCTCTGAGAACGTCCACTGCCACCCTGGCTGGCAGCATCTCCTCACCCAAGTCGGCACACCTACCCAGGCGCACAGCGAAGTCGCTGAGGGTCCAGAGGTGAAAGTTGAAGAGCAAGTGCTGGTAGAGCAGGTACAGGAGGGGCCCACTGCCCTCGGCTGCCACCTGCTCCATCAACAGCTGGGCAGACATGAGCACATTCATGTCCATGGCCCAGCTGGGGacctgggtgggggcaggagctGGGGTGAGATGTCAGGCCTTGTCCACCCACTATCAGGCCTCCCAGTTTCCACCCTGCCCTGCACAGGCAGATGGACACAAACATCCTGCCTGCTCCAAACCCTCTGGCGGCTCCCTGCCCTCTGAAGTACAAGCTCCCAGCCTACTGTGCGGGTGTCCTGCCCCAGCCTGTGCTGGTACTTCCCCAGACCCTCTTGGCCCAACCCTGCCCCGCCTTTCAAATGCCACCTCTCCCAGGAGGCCCTCCCTGACTGATGGCATCAGGCACCCCGGCTTGGTCCCTCCAACAGCCCCTTGGTCAGATGAAGGAGTCCCCTCCCCGCCTGCCCCAGCAGGCCTCACCTTGCGCAAGAGGGCCCCGATGATGGCGGGCCCCTGGCAGTGCATCAGGCTCTCCTGATTCACGGGGTGGCCCTGCAGGAAGTTCCGCAGCATCAGCAGAAAGGCAGCCACTGCATTCTTCTCCATTCGCTCCTCTGCCACCACCAGGAAGGGGACAGGTGTGCGTCAAAGGCCTGTCAGGGGCTACAAGACCTCAAGCACTCCAGCCCCCTGCCAGGCCAAGGTCTTCTCTCACCAACACAGGCACCAGGGACACTTTACCTGAGGACTTGCCCAGTGGGAGAAGCAGGCCCTGGGCACTTTGGCCAGAGGTCAGTTCGGGCCCCACAAGGTCATGTGTTTCTGCTGGACCTGCCTCGGCTTCCTGGGGTTGTGCAGCCACTCGCTCCAGCAGGGGCAGCAGGGCACCCATGCCTCCCACGCAGTTCACCACATCCTGTGGGCAGGGGGCCTCCGTGAGGGCAGCACCCCATCAtctcctgccccctccacccTGCAGACCCTCCAACCTGGAATCCTGGGTCTCCTTAAGACCTCCCAGGGCACGGAGCCACTCCAGCCCACCCTGCACACTGCCCGTGCTCACACTTCCTGCACACACTGTCCACGTGGGCACACACCTTCACGTCCCAGGTCTCCACTCTATGGCCCGTAAGGCGGCCATCCAGCCCATGGCCAGGGGACAGGTCC
Coding sequences within it:
- the NBEAL2 gene encoding neurobeachin-like protein 2 isoform X1, with product MPWEELRGQGCLGLTCVPEAKRPAGPMGSQDKTWPEGRAKVWMSLPVSFPGPEASDPAQGAVGALNEGHYCSRDHSLSLDRPNFTPVQLVSVHKLHPGQCDPRPFVLQAPPPALGWVLHSFFCWALGAPGPPTSLRSAGRKRPPSPTVTLRFLPQGPEREGMFPVHTKVSLAGGAQTWAQPLSLLPMEPALGPGVQKDLGYLQQWLKAFVGAFEKSISLSSLEPRRPEEVGAEVPLLPLDALHVLAEQLDAGDLEQALLLLKLFVILCRNPENVEAGWGRVLAPRVLALLTQLVAELKGPPPPQEDRGPQLENVALHALLLCEGLFDPYQTWRRQHRGEVISAKEKSKYKFPPAALPSEFSAFFRESLRDADRLPSVLLLRLIHLFGAVLAGGKENGQKAVSAGSVQGLLDVVRGWGHRPAQDPRLVPLALEVLVGAVHVLHASRAPPRGPELRALLEGYFRILNTDWPAGPSPDPGEAHVTLRVSMLDAIPMMLACEDRPVLQATFLSNNCFEHLIRLIQNSKLYLQARAPPEGDSDLATWLLTEPDVQKVLDQDTDAIAVHVVRVLTCIMSGSPSAKEVFKERIGYPHLHEVLQSHGPPTHRLLQELLNMAVEGDHSTCPPPPIRNEQPVLVLMRWLPSLPTAELRLFLAQRLWWLCDSCPASRATCVQAGLVGCLLETLSEGVALGARCQEQLLALLQALGHVSLRPLELRRLLRPPPGLDSGPGGAEAGQARHAGAIIRALSGMARHQGPARALRYFDLTPSMAGIMVPPVQRWPGPGFTFHAWLCLHPMAGAPAPAPTPTRPLQRKQLYSFFTSSGSGFEAFFTAAGTLVVAVCTRKEYLTMSLPEVSFADSAWHCVAIVHVPGRRPFSQNLVHVYKDGHLVKTAPLRCPSLSEPFSSCCIGSAGHRTTTTTTGLPAPPGPAALAHTHPSLTRSQSVPATTGLGWGSGLVAPLQEGSISSTLAGTQDTRWGSPTSLEGELGAVAIFHEALQAAALRVLCALGPNETAPFKPEGELHELGTKLLLHYSPQACKNNICLDLSPGHGLDGRLTGHRVETWDVKDVVNCVGGMGALLPLLERVAAQPQEAEAGPAETHDLVGPELTSGQSAQGLLLPLGKSSEERMEKNAVAAFLLMLRNFLQGHPVNQESLMHCQGPAIIGALLRKVPSWAMDMNVLMSAQLLMEQVAAEGSGPLLYLLYQHLLFNFHLWTLSDFAVRLGHIQYVSSIVREHRQKLRKKYGVQFILDALRVHYSPQRERPLPADDLRTVQTSLLGLAREFLVRSSTADDLQVVLNFLAALGDDGQVVGALDLLLALLQGSPAQESLAVFLLEPGNLEVLLALLVRPRPMPLLPDRVCKILRRLQQNERLPERSRQRLRLRECGLQGLVACLPDGAVSPQLCQGLYKLFLGADCLNLSDLLAVVQLSLQADLSVRLDICRQLFHLIYGQPDIVRLLARQAGWQDVLTRLFVLEAVTAGSPLPFTPEPPTSPEPASHKPPTESPEPSDVFLPPEAPDPDAFYHALSPFATPFELGLERASVSSGNTAGGGSGSGTVTPASQPGTPSPLDGPRPFPMAQGRHSSSLSNVLEDGSLPEPTISGDDTSNTSNPQQTCEEELCNLLTNVLFSVTWRGVDGSDEAAWRERGQVFSVLTQLGSSATLVRPPDCIKRSLLEMMLESALTDIKEAPPGVLASLTQQALWLLRLLQDFLCAEGHGNQELWSEKLFEGVCSLLDRLGAWPHLANGTADLREMAQIGLRLVLGYILLEDPQLHAQAYVKLHALLQTAVPMRREEACYVLSKLEAALARALNTSPSETPTENGEPPVAAAAAERCSWLVPLVRTLLDRAYGPLGLQWGLPSLPPTNGSPTFFEDFQAFCATPEWRHFIDKQVQPTMSQFEMDTYAKSHDLMSGFWNACYDMLMSSGQRRQRERARSRRAFQELVLDPVQRRARFEGLRYAAALKQQAAQHSTALLHWGALWRQLASPCGAWALRDPPTPHWKLSSAETYSRMRLKLVPNHHFNPHLEASALRDNLGEAPLTPTEEASLPLAVTKEAKVSSLPEELQEDQLGEDELAALETPLEAAELDEQHENLVLSAECQLVTVVAVVPGLLEVTTQHVYFYDGSAERVETEEGIGHDFRRPLAQLREVHLRRFNLRRSALELFFIDQANYFLNFPCKTGGAAASSPSPVPRPQPSLIPPHTQVRNQVYSWLLRLRPPTQGYLSSRSPQEMLRASGLTQKWVQREISNFEYLMQLNTIAGRTYNDLSQYPVFPWVLQDYVSPTLDLSNPAVFRDLSKPIGVVNPKHAQLVKEKYESFEDPAGTIDKFHYGTHYSNAAGVMHYLIRVEPFTSLHVQLQSGRFDCSDRQFHSVAAAWQARLESPADVKELIPEFFYFPDFLENQNGFDLGCLQLTNEKVGDVVLPPWASSPEDFIQQHRRALESEYVSAHLHEWIDLIFGYKQRGPAAEEALNVFYYCTYEGAVDLDQVADERERKALEGIISNFGQTPCQLLKEPHPARLSVEEAAQRLARLDTNSPSIFQHLGQLKAFFAEVISDGVPLVLALVPHRQPHSFITQGSADLLVTVSASGLLGTHSWLPYDRNISNYFSFSKDPTMGNPKMQRLLSGPWVPGSGVSGQALAVSPDGKLLFSGGHWDGSLRVTALPRGRLLSQLRCHLDVVTCLALDTCGIYLISGSRDTTCMVWRLMQQNGLSMGLASKPVQILYGHEAAVSCVAISTELDMAVSGSEDGTVIIHTVRRGQFVATLSPPGSTLPGPVSHLVLGSEGQIVVQSSARERLGAQVTYSLHLYSVNGRLRASLPLVEQPTALEVTEDFVLLGTAQCALHILHLNKLLPAAPPLPMKVPIRSVAVTKERSHVLVGLEDGKLIVVGAGQPSEVRSSQFARKLWRSSSRRISQVSSGETEYNPGEAR